A genomic region of Bombus terrestris chromosome 12, iyBomTerr1.2, whole genome shotgun sequence contains the following coding sequences:
- the LOC100644652 gene encoding protein dopey-1 homolog isoform X3 yields MGSIALEEFELMKDSKYRVYVSAVDKALKSFEYTSEWADLISALGKLNKVLLSHMKFPVIPRRIKISKRLAQCMHPALPSGVHLKALETYDIIFKCMGTNRLSHELFIYSAGLFPLLGHAAMNVRPSLLTVYETHFVPLGERLRPGLSGFLSGVLLGLEDGSDHFDRTNSLLEKVCEGVGPEHFYACLWDCLASNSGIRLPAISFVLAHFNKKLPMEEQKYIMGTDTNIMVTALCAGVQDSSVLVQRSALDLLLVGFPVHNSQLTHEHMVSLVTAALVTILRRDMSLNRRLFAWLLGTEVSTSILKRRMETKVLENTENTPTYFDMYSKEMLIEAIKSLLKAVCEESPQDLKPYRILVSLLEKADIGPVILDDILFEVFRTFYNACGQSNRVPKTNEVVKSANLLFSTLEPSYVWIHCGHLFEKACQGRAKSKQETEDIAVRSVGCGMPNFLEVCILTEFLLDTVSLDAFIDTPSEHLPGLFYEIISKLLYHIDLLSPMEISRSLRLCAKILTKVQPTVVSNHTEKNELETKLDTTTSTTTTVNDNSLTAIPLEKSQSDSKLNKPDTTSGSFSEKSPSPRRRANSGGATKRSEKKSKKKSSKSTSKLSDSLPEPDTNISVVVDAESKGLPRNKSMDDIKTEYIETSTINSPSKDQLTTLKQSSKSSPMGSTGSLGRGPSPAFQAQHSMLEKCLRQYETFYVKLVSNRVLTKERTVQNMFDNLMISCPRESFDERMRYLELLLNSRLNMEDSGFFSQDISVMEDTKQLDILHLYIDSISQAEWDDAMKMASSLFVELSTFPKYFLPGDGLLVEEEPKGNIILPDWLKVLVVCTCWLGKQPALQLTSIATLLDLVALLKAHNDIETYPKSGEGVTAVIMVPLLKQWHITYLMQYTNVFQVLAQSLWHHLGELPAHKYRMRCVELLHELHHALHNSCDAVEDVIGLALTSENIEKRIEAFNRFATLWHLGREIETNPRLRGCMKSFDRSLLKILDNLQLADNSPLKLHAQSWLLHSLMRGDVSRVVDPLLIILLDPSTCRMSVLHVSIQHSNTVLTKNDPIEEKSEIQDDTEGAAKIYAISSVDGNVIYHVSDSVDEDKKWRKGKKKKKAINPVKVKRIFAVTTLAAGDNCNQYVTEKNQYMKELEVPPSISGNRKISVFVNPLSLNCNENSNDSLTEDDLLPSVKKVNLTTELLKNATRFKKIDFDKGSTASLDESFYESANSSLKAKEKNGFKKLNGEVGSSLDSITNSFDSSSPEITNKQTKQKKESIIMPGSSREVAGTIIKGKYHSTNEFATNYDVHDVGSFEASVEVPSWTMDDEEADLDISTTAEEYFSNSSGNSIVEEILNEVLDKVMHICDVVEPSKSTDESSYQNSKTGRNFGIGVHNLHSHMLLYCGVYDSTRTLYALRTLRNELLTNTRMFLCCAATTGVTNATKNTTLLNLLARHRKSVFGRNFHGDIANTEFIAAYRSSMYLEVLISVCLYFARSYYPNLGQMRLTHEEISGNRQVQLASAELLTLIFSELIPIVRDSGKGFSCYIIDLLTKCKVQKVALHCLVSSVMNMKNAHKENEEVFTFTEEIISFNDPVIDNDTSKCKYRASDHTEAFQIQLLRLLLALIMLEHQCGNQKGEEICPPTTPTPSTPTKTVPNIMGSSLKYLVGTSIPQQPMFLASILSALQLDHMRHLHQHWTTLVTSSLPFMGSSLTSIVTSVIHQLCCNIENLASYYINEETTTATKLQDISTLECCLPADYTVTHLEALTFLLHYCLLDTSQQIGFSFNQPLSGTIQTGIPGANPSQIFNNLIHVFMPSPLSPELTTSKDKNGVSELQQHARRTALSHLPRIIASLSTLWQAVDQASCVVGSPRIVKHQLLELLSPISFHHGVNFLAAIAVAWHERRQPSGNSKKVLPEACSNQQVMVDLVSAIRVMPIDTLVQTVHQVVKNQPPIHGVKQDFSLEVSVLELLYVYMQSNTSQSLIESWASLLGLLKDGLSLTAPAQFLLLAILNEYVQKCPPMQEKKDIRDLQDVSAKLVESCSQIAGACLEQTTWLRRNLAVREDAFEVAEGSSEGKEGKSGAVTPGTPPNAAYSIQAQAVLAEIVAPLLDVSYGSQEKERVVTLLTNLMYNITPYLKNHSTKNIASFTACSQLLSSLSGYQYTRKAWRKDVLDLLLDSAFFQMTPACLPYWRTIIDNLMTHDNTTFRDLMNRVSMAQSSSISIFSSKEQEYEQKAQLLKRLAYVILCSEMDQYHKYMPEIQERLADSLRLPQVIPSIQAQVFLCFRVLLLRMSPQHATSLWPVIVSELVQVFLYIEQELNTDSEEFSRHGSSHIKLLSALDSSWAVNASNGLQAHGHPHWLQLQLAAAKLLDLALLLPAHRLPQFQMYRWAFVGDSAVGSMENNNLSSDFVPHITRIAKLMDSKYKQEANTVKAVPGELLLTSNNIRSLQDLHYFFTTLSRRSSDTQAPLNVTQLEAVIEQDFLEKMPAAR; encoded by the exons atGGGTTCTATAGCGTTGGAGGAGTTTGAACTCATGAAAGACTCTAAATATAGAGT cTATGTGTCAGCTGTTGACAAAGCTCTAAAGAGCTTTGAATATACGAGCGAATGGGCAGATTTAATTTCTGCACTTGGAAAATTAAACAAAGTGTTATTAAGTCATATGAAGTTTCCAGTTATTCCTAGAAGAATTAAGATATCTAAAAGATTAGCACAATGTATGCATCCTGCTTTGCCATCCGGTGTTCATTTAAAAGCTCTAGAAACCTATGACATTATTTTCAAATGTATGGGCACTAATAGACTGAGTCATgaactatttatatatagtgCTG GTCTATTTCCTTTGTTGGGTCATGCTGCTATGAATGTAAGACCATCTTTGTTGACAGTATATGAAACTCATTTTGTACCTCTTGGAGAGAGATTAAGGCCTGGGTTAAGTGGATTTTTAAGTGGTGTTTTACTTGGTTTAGAAGATGGGTCTGATCACTTTGAtag aacCAATTCCTTGCTTGAGAAAGTGTGTGAGGGAGTAGGTCCAGAACATTTTTATGCATGTTTGTGGGATTGTTTAGCTTCAAATTCTGGAATCCGATTACCTGCTATATCTTTTGTATTAGCTCACTTCAACAAAAAACTGCCAATGGAAGAACAAAAGTACATCATGGGCACAGATACTAATATtatg GTTACTGCTCTTTGCGCTGGAGTACAAGACAGTTCTGTGTTAGTACAAAGGAGTGCTTTGGATTTGTTGTTAGTTGGTTTTCCTGTACATAATAGTCAATTAACACATGAGCACATGGTATCACTAGTCACAGCTGCACTTGTTACTATATTGAGGAGAGACATGAGTTTGAATAG ACGATTGTTTGCATGGCTTTTGGGTACTGAAGTAAGCACATCTATTTTGAAGAGAAGAATGGAAACTAAAGTTTTAGAAAACACGGAAAATACACCTACTTATTTTGATATGTACTCGAAGGAAATGCTAATTGAAGCAATAAAATCATTGTTAAAAGCTGTTTGTGAGGAAAGTCCACAAGATTTAAAGCCATATAGAATACTGGTTTCTTTATTAGAAAAGGCAGATATTGGTCCAGTAATTTTggatgatattttatttgaagtttTTAG GACATTTTATAACGCCTGCGGTCAATCAAACAGAGTACCAAAAACAAACGAAGTAGTAAAATCAGCAAacttgttattttcaacattaGAACCATCTTACGTATGGATACATTGTGGCCATCTGTTTGAAAAGGCTTGTCAAGGTAGAGCAAAAAGTAAACAAGAAACAGAAGACATTGCCGTGAGGTCTGTAGGTTGTGGAATGCCGAATTTCTTGGAAGTGTGTATATTGACTGAATTCCTGCTCGATACTGTGTCATTGGATGCATTTATAGACACTCCTTCTGAGCATCTGCCTGGCTTATTCTACGAGATCATTAGTAAACTTTTGTACCACATCGATCTTTTATCTCCTATGGAGATCTCGAGAAGTCTTCGATTGTGCGCGAAAATTCTGACAAAAGTACAGCCGACGGTGGTTTCAAATCACACAGAGAAGAACGAATTGGAAACGAAATTGGATACAACTACGAGTACTACCACAACAGTCAATGATAACTCCTTAACAGCAATTCCTTTGGAAAAGAGTCAATCCGATAGTAAATTGAATAAACCGGACACAACTAGCGGTTCGTTTTCCGAGAAAAGTCCCAGCCCTAGAAGAAGAGCAAACTCGGGAGGTGCTACCAAACGATCCGAGAAAAAGTCGAAAAAGAAATCTAGTAAAAGTACCTCAAAACTAAGCGATTCTTTACCAGAACCAGATACCAATATTTCGGTAGTCGTGGATGCAGAATCCAAAGGTTTGCCAAGAAATAAAAGTATGGACGATATAAAGACCGAATACATAGAAACGAGTACCATTAATTCTCCATCTAAGGATCAGTTGACTACTTTGAAACAGTCAAGTAAAAGTAGTCCTATGGGCTCCACAGGATCCTTGGGTAGAGGACCGTCTCCTGCGTTTCAGGCGCAACATTCGatgttagaaaaatgtttaagaCAGTATGAAACTTTTTACGTGAAATTAGTTAGTAATAGAGTATTGACTAAAGAGAGAACGGTTCAAAATATGTTCGATAATTTGATGATATCGTGTCCAAGGGAGAGTTTCGACGAGAGAATGCGATATCTAgaacttttattaaattctagATTAAATATGGAAGATTCTGGTTTCTTCAGCCAAGATATTTCTGTAATGGAAGATACCAAACAGTTAGACATTCTTCATCTGTATATTGATTCTATTTCACAAGCAGAATGGGACGACGCTATGAAAATGGCCTCCAGTTTGTTTGTTGAACTATCTACATTTCCTAAGTATTTTCTTCCCGGTGATGGACTACTTGTAGAGGAAGAACCGAAGGGAAATATTATTCTTCCAGATTGGTTGAAAGTTTTAGTAGTTTGTACTTGTTGGTTGGGAAAACAACCTGCTTTACAATTAACCAGTATTGCTACTTTGTTAGATTTAGTAGCTTTGTTAAAAGCACATAACGACATTGAGACCTACCCAAAAAGTGGGGAGGGAGTTACAGCTGTAATTATGGTGCCATTATTGAAACAATGGCATATAACTTACTTGATGCAATATACTAACGTATTTCAG GTACTAGCACAATCCTTATGGCATCATCTTGGCGAATTACCTGCACATAAATACAGAATGCGATGTGTTGAATTGTTGCACGAACTGCATCATGCTTTACACAATTCCTGTGATGCTGTAGAGGATGTAATTGGACTAGCACTCACGTCAGAAAATATAGAGAAAAGAATAGAAGCGTTCAATAGGTTTGCCACATTATGGCATCTCGGACGTGAAATTGAAACGAACCCTAGATTGCGAGGTTGTATGAAATCTTTCGATCG ATCATTGTTAAAAATACTGGATAATCTACAGCTCGCAGACAACTCTCCTCTAAAGCTTCATGCTCAATCATGGCTTCTGCACTCCTTAATGCGAGGTGATGTTTCACGGGTAGTAGACCCGTTATTGATAATACTCTTAGATCCATCTACCTGTCGTATGAGCGTGCTGCACGTCAGTATACAGCATAGCAATACTGTTTTGACGAAAAATGATCCTATAGAAGAAAAGTCTGAGATACAAGATGACACAGAAGGTGCAGCAAAAATTTACGCGATCAGTTCAGTAGACGGAAATGTGATATACCACGTTAGTGATAGCGTAGATGAAGATAAGAAATGGCGTAaaggtaaaaagaagaaaaaggccATAAATCCTGTGAAAGTGAAAAGAATATTCGCCGTAACGACATTGGCCGCTGGTGATAATTGTAATCAGTACGTAACCGAAAAAAATCAATATATGAAAGAACTAGAAGTACCTCCTAGCATATCTGGTAATAGAAAGATCTCTGTTTTTGTGAATCCTTTGTCACTCAACTGCAATGAGAATTCTAATGACTCTCTGACAGAGGATGATTTGTTGCCTAGTGTGAAGAAGGTAAACTTAACAACAGAGTTGTTAAAGAATGCGACAAGATTCAAAAAAATAGATTTCGACAAAGGTTCGACCGCTAGTTTAGACGAAAGTTTCTATGAATCAGCAAATTCCAGCTTAAAggcgaaagaaaaaaatggGTTTAAGAAACTGAATGGAGAGGTTGGCTCATCTTTGGATTCCATTACTAATAGTTTCGATTCTAGCAGCCCTGAAATCACCAATAAACAAACAAAGCAGAAGAAAGAGTCCATAATAATGCCAGGTAGTTCTAGGGAAGTAGCAGGGACTATCATTAAGGGCAAATATCATAGCACAAACGAATTTGCGACGAATTATGATGTTCACGATGTTGGAAGTTTTGAAGCAAGCGTCGAAGTACCTAGTTGGACGATGGATGACGAAGAAGCAGACTTGGATATTAGTACAACTGCAGAAGAATATTTTAGTAACTCTAGTGGGAATAGTATAGTTGAAGAAATCTTAAATGAAGTGCTTGATAAAGTAATGCATATTTGCGACGTTGTTGAACCATCTAAAAGT ACTGATGAGAGCTCATATCAAAACTCGAAAACGGGTCGCAATTTTGGAATCGGAGTACACAATCTTCATTCACATATGCTGCTTTACTGTGGGGTCTACGATTCGACTAGAACGCTTTACGCATTACGTACACTTCGCAACGAGCTGTTAACGAACACTAGAATGTTTCTATGTTGTGCTGCAACGACTGGCGTAACCAATGCAACAAAAAATACAACATTGTTAAATTTACTAGCTAGACACAGGAAAAGTGTATTTGGGAGGAATTTTCATGGAGACATAGCAAATACAGAATTCATAGCAGCTTATAGAAGTAGCATGTATTTAGAAGTTTTAATTAGTGTGTGCCTTTATTTTGCTAGGAGCTATTATCCTAATTTAGGACAAATGAGACTTACGCACGAAGAAATTTCAGGAAATCGGCAG GTACAACTTGCAAGTGCAGAACTATTGACACTTATATTCTCTGAATTAATTCCTATCGTTCGTGATTCAGGGAAAGGTTTTAGTTGTTATATAATCGATTTACTTACTAAATGTAAAGTACAAAAAGTTGCATTACATTGTCTTGTATCTAGCGTGATGAATATGAAAAATGCTCATAAGGAAAATGAAGAGGTATTTACATTTACAGAAGAAATCATTTCATTCAATGATCCAGTCATAGACAATGATACAAGTAAATGCAAATACAGAGCAAGTGATCATACAGAGGCTTTTCAAATACAACTATTAAG GTTATTATTAGCTTTAATCATGTTAGAACATCAATGTGGTAATCAGAAAGGTGAAGAAATATGCCCACCAACTACACCAACACCGAGTACTCCAACAAAGACTGTTCCTAACATTATGGGAAGTAGCTTAAAGTATTTAGTTGGTACATCAATTCCACAGCAACCAATGTTCCTTGCTAGCATATTAAGTGCTTTACAATTG GATCACATGAGACATTTACACCAACATTGGACAACTCTCGTTACTTCCAGTCTTCCCTTCATGGGATCATCGTTAACATCTATAGTTACGTCAGTTATCCACCAATTATGTTGCAACATCGAAAACTTAGCGTCGTATTATATCAACGAAGAAACAACAACGGCGACAAAGTTACAAGATATAAGCACACTGGAGTGTTGTCTTCCTGCGGATTATACAGTGACACATCTAGAAGCTTTAACGTTTTTACTTCATTATTGTTTATTGGATACGTCGCAACAAATAGGCTTCTCATTTAATCAGCCTTTGAGTGGCACTATTCAGACGGGAATACCTGGAGCAAATCCAAGCCAAATATTCAATAATCTTATTCACGTGTTTATGCCAAGCCCACTTTCTCCA gAGCTTACTACATCAAAAGATAAAAATGGAGTTAGTGAATTACAGCAGCATGCTCGAAGAACTGCTTTAAGTCACCTGCCAAGAATAATTGCATCTCTCTCCACTCTTTGGCAAGCAGT TGATCAAGCCAGTTGCGTAGTAGGAAGTCCAAGAATAGTGAAGCATCAACTTCTAGAACTCTTGTCTCCCATATCTTTCCATCATGGTGTAAACTTTTTGGCCGCCATTGCTGTTGCCTGGCATGAGAGGCGGCAGCCTTCTGGTAATTCTAAGAAG GTGCTTCCAGAAGCTTGTTCAAATCAACAAGTTATGGTTGATTTAGTAAGCGCAATCCGTGTGATGCCTATCGATACTTTGGTTCAGACTGTTCATCAAGTTGTAAAGAATCAACCACCGATTCACGGTGTGAAGCAAGATTTTTCGTTAGAAGTTTCTGTATTGGAACTGCTCTACGTTTATATGCAAAGTAATACATCTCAATCTCTAATTGAATCTTGGGCATCTTTACTTGGTCTACTCAAAGACGGCCTATCTTTAACGGCGCCTGCTCAATTTCTATTATTGGCGATCTTAAATGAATATGTACAGAAATGTCCCCCTATGCAAGAAAAAAAGGATATTAGAGATCTGCAAGATGTGTCTGCAAAG TTGGTTGAGTCATGTTCGCAAATAGCTGGAGCATGTTTAGAACAAACAACCTGGTTAAGAAGAAATTTAGCAGTAAGGGAAGACGCATTTGAAGTTGCTGAAGGATCATCGGAAGGTAAAGAAGGCAAAAGTGGTGCTG TAACACCCGGTACACCACCTAATGCAGCATATAGTATCCAAGCTCAAGCAGTATTAGCAGAAATAGTAGCACCCTTGTTGGATGTTAGTTATGGTTCCCAAGAAAAAGAACGTGTAGTGACGCTGTTAACCAATCTCATGTATAATATTACGCCATATCTTAAAAATCATTC GACAAAAAATATTGCCTCGTTTACGGCTTGTTCTCAATTACTGAGCTCCTTATCAGGTTACCAATATACAAGGAAAGCATGGCGCAAAGATGTACTGGATCTTCTGCTAGATTCTGCTTTCTTCCAAATGACACCAGCATGTTTACCATATTGGAGGACTATCATAGATAATTTAATGACGCATGACAATACAACATTCCGAGATTTAATGA ATCGCGTTTCAATGGCTCAAAGTAGCAGTATCAGTATATTCTCATCGAAAGAGCAAGAATATGAGCAGAAAGCCCAGCTTTTAAAAAGGTTAGCATATGTGATACTATGCAGCGAAATGGATCAATATCACAAATACATGCCTGAAATTCAAG AACGACTTGCGGACAGTTTGCGACTACCACAAGTAATTCCATCTATTCAAGCACAAGTGTTTCTTTGTTTCCGGGTGCTACTTCTTAGAATGTCTCCACAACACGCAACTTCCTTATGGCCGGTAATAGTTAGCGAACTTGTTCAAGTTTTCCTATACATTGAACAAGAACTGAACACAGATAGTGAAGAATTCAg TCGTCATGGCAG tTCACATATAAAACTACTCTCAGCTTTGGATTCATCTTGGGCTGTGAATGCTAGTAATGGACTTCAAGCACATGGCCATCCCCATTGGTTGCAATTGCAACTTGCAGCTGCTAAATTATTAGATTTAGCACTGCTTTTACCTGCACACAGGCTTCCTCAATTTCAAAT GTATAGATGGGCATTTGTAGGGGATTCAGCGGTAGGATCCATGGAAAACAATAATCTATCTTCTGATTTTGTACCACACATTACGAGAATAGCAAAATTGATGGACAGTAAG TATAAACAGGAAGCAAACACTGTGAAAGCTGTACCCGGTGAACTACTTCTAACGTCGAATAACATTCGTTCATTGCAAGATCTGCATTATTTTTTTACGACACTGAGTCGCAGATCGAGTGATACACAGGCACCGTTGAATGTTACACAACTGGAAGCAGTGATTGAACaagattttcttgaaaaaatgCCAGCTGCAAGGTAG